The genomic segment GGGACGAGCTGGCCCGCTACGGCACGCCGATCGTGCTCGGCGCCGCGTCGCTGAACCGCCCGCTGGAAGACATCCTCGCCGCGGTCGAAACCGCCGTGGCGGCCGGCCGCCGCAGCGGTTGACCGCCGCGACGACCGCGGGCCACGGCGGTCAGCCGCGCAGTACCGCGACACCCCGCGCGGCGAGCGTCACCGCCCGTACCGGGGCGTTCCGGTCGGTCAGCAGGTCGACCGCGGGCTGCGGCAGCGACACCGTGACCGGCTCGGTGCCGTGGTTGAGCAGGAACAGGTAGTCCGCGTCGGCGGAGCGCCGGCGGGTGGCCTGCACCGACGGCGGCAGCCCCGGAATCGGCGCGGTGGTCCCGGCCTCCGCCAGCACCCGGTCGAACAGCGCCCGCAGGGTGGCCGGATCGGGGCGGGTGCCGAGGTACCAGGCGGTGCCGGCGCCGTACCGGTGCCGGGTGATCGCCGGGCGGCCCGCCAGTTCGCCGTCCGCGAAGGTCGCGACGACCTCGGCGCCCTCCGGTTCGATCCACTCGGACCAGATCGTGCCGCGAGCGTCCGGCGTCGACAGTGCGGGCGCGGCGAGACCGACGGTGCCGCCGGTGGGCAGCGGCCAGAACTCGTCGACCCGGAGCCCGAGTACCTCGCGCAGCGGCGCCGGGTGGCCACCGAGGTGGGCCCGGTCGTCCGGATCCACGATGCCGGAGAAGAACGAGACCACGAGGATGCCGCCGCCCTCCACATAGGACGTCAACCGGGCCGCGTCGGCGGCGTCCAGCAGGTAGAGGTTGGGCACCACGACCAGCCGGTAACCGGACAGGTCCCCGGACGGATGCACCACGTCGCAGGTCACGTGCGCGTCGAACAGCGGCCCGTAGTGCGCCAGGTGCGCGTCCAGCAGGTTCAGGTCAGCGGACGGGTGCGAGTCGAGTTCCAGCCCCCACCAGGAGTTCCAGTCGTGCAGCAGCGCCACCTCGGCGCGCACCGTCGACCCGGCCAGCTCCGGTACCGAGGCCAGCTCGTGGCCGAGCGCCCGCGCCTCCCGCCAGGTGCGGGTGTTCGTGCCGCCGTGCGGCACCATCGCGGAGTGGAACTTCTCCGCGCCGCCGGCGGTCTGCCGCCACTGGAAGAACACCACCGCGTCGGCGCCCTGCGCGACCGCCTGCCAACTCCACAGCCGCATCAGGCCCGGCGCCTTGGGCGCGTTGCGTTCCCGCCAGTTCACCGCGGACGGCGCCTGCTCCAGCAGCAGCCACGGCTGGCCGCCCTTGACCGACCGGATCAGGTCGTAGGAGAACGCCGCCTCGACGTGCGCCCGCGGATCGTACGGATCGGGGTACGAGTCGATCGCCGCGACGTCCTGGTGCGGCGCCCAGCGGTACCAGTCGAGCGCCTTCTGCACCAGCCCGACGTAGTTGGTGGTGACCGGTACGTCCGGGGTGAGCCGGCGCAGGATCGCCTTCTCGGCCAGGTAGCAGTCGAGCTGCGCGTCGGAGGAGAACCGGGCGAAGTCGATCTGCTGCGCCGGGTTCGGGAAGGTCGGCGCCACCCGCGGCGGCAGGATCTCGGCGAAGTCGGCGTACCGCTGGGCCCAGAACGTGGTCGACCAGGCGGCGTTGAGCGCGTCGATGTCGCCGTACTTCTCGATCAGCCAGCGGCGGAAGTCGGCCGCCGACACGTCGCAGTAGCAGGCCCGGATGTGGCAGGCGAACTCGTTGCCGACGTGCCACAGCGCCAGCGCCGGATGGTTCGCGTACCGGGTGGCGAGCTGCTCGACCAGCCGCCCGGCGTGCTCCCGGTACACCGGGCTGGACGGGCAGAAGTGCTGCCGGCCGCCGGGCGACAGGATCGTGCCGGCCGCGGTGCGCGGCAGCGTCTCCGGGTACCGGTGGGACAGCCACGGCGGCGGTGAGGCGGTCATGGTGGCCAGGCACACCGACACCCCGGTCTCGGCCAGCCCGTCCATCGTGGCGTCGAAGTAGCCGAAGTCGTACTCCCCCTCGCGCGGCTCGACCTCCGCCCAGGAGAAGATGCCCGCGGTGACCAGCGAGACGCCGGCGTCGGCCATCAGCGTCAGGTCCTCGTCGCGTACCGGCTGCGGCCAGTGCTCCGGGTTGTAGTCGGCGCCGTAGCCGATCCGGCCCAGCTTCGCCCGTACCGCGGCCATCCGGTCGTCGCCGCCGCTCATGCGGCTTCCTCCTTCGCCGGCACCCGCCTGAGGCACCGGGCCACCCGATGCCCATGGTTCGCTCGCTTGCACCGGCTCACGCCTTGACACTTCCCTCGGTCAGTCCGGACCGCCAGAACCGTTGCAGCACCACGATCAGGATCATCAGCGGGATCACCGACACCAGCGCGCCGCCGACCTCCAGCTGGTACAGCAGCGGTTGCCGGGACGCGAAGCCCTGCCACGAGGTGAGCCCCAGCGTGATCGGGTAGAGCTTGGTGTCGGACAGCATCACCAGCGGAAGGAAGTAGTTGTTCCAGATCCCGACGAACTGGAACAGGAACACCGTCACCAGCGCCGGCGACATGATCCGCAGCACGATCCGGCGGAAGATGGCGAACTCGCTGGCGCCGTCGATCCGGGCCGCCTCCAGCAGCCCCGGCGGGACGGCCGCGTCGGCGTAGATCCGGCACAGGTACACGCCGAACGGGCTGACGAAGCTGGGCAGCAGCACCGCCCAGTACGAGTTGGCCAGGTCCGCCTGGGTGAACAGCAGGTAGAGCGGCAGCGCGAGCGCGGTCTGCGGCAGCATCACGCCGGCCAGGATGGTGTTGAACACCGCCTCCCGGCCGCGGAACGAGAACCGGGCCAGGCCGTAGCCGGCGCCCGCGGCGAGTGCGGTGGCCACCAGCGCGCCGCCACCGGCGTACACGATGCTGTTCAGCCCCCAGCGCAGGTAGATGTGGCTGTCGAAGGAGAACAGGTCGCCGAGGTTGCTGAGCAGCTGCGGGTGGGCGAACCAGAGCCCGAAGCTGCCGAACAGGTCGGTGCTGTTCTTCGTCGCGGACACGATCAGCCAGTAGACCGGGACCAGGAAGTAGATCGAGATCAGGCCGAGCACCGCGGTCAGGATGATCCGGGTGGACAGCGGGCCGTCGGCGAGCCGGCGCCGCTTCCGTCGGGTGTGGACGGTCGTGGTCGGCCGTTCCATCGTGGCGGTCATCCGCGCCTCCTGCCACCGACCAGCCGCAGGAACCCGAACGACAGCACCGCGGCGATCAGCGCCAGCAGTACCGCCTCGGCGGCGGCATAGTTGTAGTTGTTGTTGGAAAACGCGTCCGCGTACGCGGCGATGTTCGGCGTGTAGGTGCTCGTCACGTTGGCGGTCAACGGTTGCAGCACCAGTGGCTCGGTGAACAGTTGCAGCGA from the Actinocatenispora thailandica genome contains:
- a CDS encoding carbohydrate ABC transporter permease, with the protein product MTATMERPTTTVHTRRKRRRLADGPLSTRIILTAVLGLISIYFLVPVYWLIVSATKNSTDLFGSFGLWFAHPQLLSNLGDLFSFDSHIYLRWGLNSIVYAGGGALVATALAAGAGYGLARFSFRGREAVFNTILAGVMLPQTALALPLYLLFTQADLANSYWAVLLPSFVSPFGVYLCRIYADAAVPPGLLEAARIDGASEFAIFRRIVLRIMSPALVTVFLFQFVGIWNNYFLPLVMLSDTKLYPITLGLTSWQGFASRQPLLYQLEVGGALVSVIPLMILIVVLQRFWRSGLTEGSVKA
- a CDS encoding beta-galactosidase, which produces MSGGDDRMAAVRAKLGRIGYGADYNPEHWPQPVRDEDLTLMADAGVSLVTAGIFSWAEVEPREGEYDFGYFDATMDGLAETGVSVCLATMTASPPPWLSHRYPETLPRTAAGTILSPGGRQHFCPSSPVYREHAGRLVEQLATRYANHPALALWHVGNEFACHIRACYCDVSAADFRRWLIEKYGDIDALNAAWSTTFWAQRYADFAEILPPRVAPTFPNPAQQIDFARFSSDAQLDCYLAEKAILRRLTPDVPVTTNYVGLVQKALDWYRWAPHQDVAAIDSYPDPYDPRAHVEAAFSYDLIRSVKGGQPWLLLEQAPSAVNWRERNAPKAPGLMRLWSWQAVAQGADAVVFFQWRQTAGGAEKFHSAMVPHGGTNTRTWREARALGHELASVPELAGSTVRAEVALLHDWNSWWGLELDSHPSADLNLLDAHLAHYGPLFDAHVTCDVVHPSGDLSGYRLVVVPNLYLLDAADAARLTSYVEGGGILVVSFFSGIVDPDDRAHLGGHPAPLREVLGLRVDEFWPLPTGGTVGLAAPALSTPDARGTIWSEWIEPEGAEVVATFADGELAGRPAITRHRYGAGTAWYLGTRPDPATLRALFDRVLAEAGTTAPIPGLPPSVQATRRRSADADYLFLLNHGTEPVTVSLPQPAVDLLTDRNAPVRAVTLAARGVAVLRG